A window from Triticum aestivum cultivar Chinese Spring chromosome 6D, IWGSC CS RefSeq v2.1, whole genome shotgun sequence encodes these proteins:
- the LOC123144168 gene encoding F-box/FBD/LRR-repeat protein At1g13570 produces the protein MEIESNTKQCRVKGAPSEEDRLSGLPDDVLHSIVGRVPLKQAVRTSALSTRWPCLWLHALAASAVLDFTDREFARGQSLGRIVATVNRCLEAHGAAPLDVFRVALSPFDAFGRDVVRWAAAALGRGAREVGVDLTQHADGRGALELPADLFQAESSLAVLSLGRCSLRDVPPGTAGLAGLTSLSLNQVDVTDDAVRDVVSGCRLLEFLSLESCHLLVSVRVAGERLRGLEIVRCLAMRHLQVAAPVLESVVYHGDVLLIWREDEPSGVEFVGPGGRTDARPELKDAYLTHIGYGVYDEVIHEFAYSGFLDQVAHAKILTLCSVGMLHLEEERLFAEGDVDAPNLEELQLLMDSVSMGDDDVTRFSGFLELVVAPLLERLFIRLPDACGGTAGTGEGADIVLECEIALDHLTFLKVVNFRGTRCELRLLRFVLRRAPVLEQLVLVTPEDVGTPGHHDQGRASACYLRSSKSTCQRSARRGSGRSPVSPCAGRGRTIAGALHTPSTTTMIMHSSTRAN, from the exons ATGGAGATCGAATCCAACACGAAGCAGTGCAGAGTTAAGGGAGCACCATCTGAGGAGGACCGGCTGAGTGGCCTCCCCGACGACGTCCTCCACTCGATCGTCGGCCGGGTCCCCCTCAAACAAGCCGTCCGCACCAGCGCCCTCTCCACGAGGTGGCCGTGCCTGTGGCTCCACGcgctcgccgcctccgccgtcctCGACTTCACCGACCGCGAATTCGCCCGCGGCCAGTCCCTGGGGCGGATCGTGGCCACGGTGAACCGCTGCCTGGAGGCCCACGGCGCGGCGCCCCTCGACGTGTTCCGCGTGGCGCTGTCCCCGTTCGACGCGTTTGGGCGGGACGTCGTCCGGTGGGCCGCGGCCGCCTTGGGGAGAGGCGCCAGGGAGGTGGGGGTGGACCTGACGCAGCACGCCGACGGCCGCGGGGCTCTGGAGCTTCCCGCGGACCTCTTCCAGGCCGAGAGCTCCCTCGCGGTGCTCAGCCTCGGCCGGTGCAGCCTCCGCGACGTCCCACCCGGCACGGCGGGGCTCGCCGGTCTCACATCGCTCTCCCTCAACCAAGTCGACGTCACCGACGATGCTGTCCGGGACGTGGTCTCCGGGTGCCGGCTGCTCGAGTTTCTGAGCCTGGAGAGCTGCCACCTTCTCGTGTCGGTGAGGGTCGCCGGCGAGAGGCTGCGGGGCCTGGAGATCGTGCGCTGCCTGGCCATGCGCCACCTGCAGGTGGCCGCGCCCGTGCTGGAGTCCGTCGTCTACCACGGCGACGTCCTCCTCATCTGGAGAGAGGACGAGCCGTCCGGCGTGGAGTTCGTTGGCCCGGGCGGCAGGACCGATGCCAGGCCGGAGCTAAAGGACGCGTACCTGACCCACATCGGCTACGGCGTATACGACGAAGTAATTCACGAgttcgcctactcgggcttcttggaTCAGGTCGCGCATGCCAAGATTTTGACACTTTGTTCCGTGGGCATGCTG CACCTGGAAGAAGAGCGATTGTTCGCGGAGGGCGACGTGGATGCCCCGAACCTAGAAGAGCTGCAGCTGCTAATGGACTCCGTCTCCATGGGCGACGACGATGTTACTCGCTTCTCCGGATTCTTAGAGCTTGTCGTGGCGCCGCTCCTCGAGCGCCTCTTTATCCGG CTCCCAGACGCGTGCGGCGGCACGGCGGGGACCGGCGAGGGCGCGGACATCGTTCTCGAGTGCGAGATCGCTCTCGACCACCTGACGTTCCTCAAGGTGGTGAACTTCCGAGGGACGAGGTGCGAGCTGCGGCTGCTAAGGTTCGTCCTGCGCAGGGCTCCTGTCCTCGAGCAGCTGGTGCTCGTCACCCCGGAAGACGTAGGAACTCCGGGGCACCATGACCAGGGGAGAGCGTCCGCCTGCTACTTAAGGTCGTCCAAGAGCACGTGTCAGAGATCAGCAAGGCGTGGCTCTGGCAGGAGCCCTGTGTCACCGTGTGCCGGCCGAGGGAGGACGATAGCCGGAGCCCTGCACACACCAAGTACTACCACCATGATCATGCATAGTTCAACTAGAGCTAATTAA